TTGCCGGGGTAGGTGTACCTCAGTTATATGCTGTATTTGAATGTGCAAAAGCACTTGAGGGTACAGGAATTCCGGTTATTGCCGATGGTGGTATTAAGCAAACTGGCGATATTGTTAAGGCATTAGCAGCCGGTGCAAATGCAATCATGGCAGGTTCATTATTTGCAGGTGTAGAGGAATCGCCAGGTGAGACCATCATTTATGAAGGACGTAAGTTTAAATCTTACCGAGGTATGGGGTCTGTAGAGGCGATGCAACAAGGATCTAAAGATCGTTATTTTCAGGATGAGACTGATGTCGTTACTAAACTGGTACCGGAAGGTATTGTAGGTCGCGTACCGTACAAAGGTACATTGGCAGAAGTTATCTATCAGTACGTTGGTGGTTTAAGGGCAGGAATGCACTATTGTGGTGCAGCTACAATTGAAGATTTGCAGAAAGCTAAATTTGTTCGTATTACTGCTGCAGGAATGAGAGAAAGTCATCCACATGATATTTCAATCACCAAAGAAGCACCAAATTACTCCCGTTAGTAACAAGGTTATAAATTATACAGGGCTGTTAAAATATTGTTTTAACAGCCCTTTTTGCTATAAAAATTCATCTTTGTTAATTTCCCAGGTCCAGGGCTTTTTGAAGTTATTAAATGTACGCAGTGTTTTTATGGTTAAGGGCTGTTCAAAAGTGTCATTTGCTGATGCATTCTCGTTCATCTTTCCACTTACCACTTTACGCGTTTTATTTACAAAATCGTATTGCTTATCATTCATTTCGCCTGAACTATCATGATAGGCGTAGTTATTAGCCTGAACCAACTGCCAGTCTTTATCCAGGTATTTAAAGGCATAATTCAATTTCCAGCGCCAGTTTCCACCGCCTTCAAAAGATAATACAAGCTGGTTATTTTCAATGCGCATAGGACGTAATGGATCACCCATGACTCCTCCTTCTTCCGATCTTAGTATGAAATTGTTGTTTTGAGTGGCTAATCGGTAATTGCCACCTATGGATTTTTTAAAGTATATAGCTAGCATTCTTGGCTTTTGTACTTCCGTAATAATTTCAGTATCATTATCCCCATAAGCTCTGTTTTCTTTTACTGGTCTGTAAAATTCAAGCACAAATGCAATGTCCTTTACATTGTCATTGTTCAGGTCACCGGATACACTGTCGATCACCTTCCAATTGGAAGGGATAAGAGACTCTAGAGATTTTCCGTATGTTGGAAGGGCGGGGAATATAAATGGTTGTGCATATATAGCCGTATGGCAGAGCAAAAAAAATAGGAACAACTTGGTTTTCATCTGCAGGTATTTGTGTTTCGTTGCAAAATGTAAACGATTATTATGCCATAATAGTGTTTTTGGAATTAAGCGCGGGGTAACTCAAAGCAAAATGAAACCAACCTGCCACTTATTTTAACCCGCAATTCGCTCCCATTTTCTTTAATGTACTCTCTGCACAAATGCAATCCAAGACCTACACCTTTTTCATGGCCAGTACCATAAGTGGCCTCAAAAGCATCAGGATTGGTAATGCTTTCAATATTTAACGCATTTGTTTTAGAAATGGTATTGCTTACACAGATTTCTATGGAATACATATTGTGTGTTAAAGTAATACCAATTCCATGCGAGGAAGGGGTAAACTTTATGGCATTGTCGATTAGGTTACGAAGCACCAACTGAATCTGATTTTCGTCAGCAAACACTATAAATTGATCTGTTGCATGGAGGTTGATGGTAATTCCTTTTGCTTGTATAAGTGGTGAATAAACCAGTGCAAGCTCTTCAATAAGTTGTTTGATGTTAAAGGCTACGGGAAGCGTTTTAACACCCTCCATTTGACTTTTTGCCCAATATAAAAGGTTATTAAGGGTATTGTGTATGGTATCTATATTTTTTTTGTTTTCATTCAGCAGTATTTTAAGCTCATCCAAGGTGAGCAAGTCCATATCTTTTAAGGAAAAAATGCTGATTAAGCTGTTAAAAGGGCTTCTCAAGTCGTGGGCAATAATAGAAAATAGCTTGTTTTTTACTGAGTTCGAAGTCTCCAACTGTTCAATAGTTTCACTAAGCTTCAAGGTGCGTTCTTCTACTAGTTTTTCCAAACGATGATTTTGTGTTTGTATTAAAGAAAAATTCTCGTCTTTTATCAATTGTTCATTGCGTATAATAGTCCGATAGCGATCACCCAGGGCAAAAGCAAGCAATAGAAGTTCAATAGTAGAGCCTATAGGTACGAACTCAAAGCTGTAATCATGATAGGTAAGTATTCCCTCCAAACTTAATACTACTGCTACGACGGTGACTTGAATAAATGACCAGGCTAAAATGTAATATTTTGCAGGCTTATGCCCTTTTCTGTAAGCGATAAGTCCACAGCTCCACAAAACGATTGATCCAGCCAATGCAGTAGCCTGAGCCATCATAGATGCAATGCTTTTAAATCCGGTAACACTTACGCATATCATAACAATGCAGCATACAATAAGAAAATCACAAACCCGAACCGATGGTTTAAAGAGGCTTTTGAGGTTGAGGAATTTTTTAGAGAATAGTATTGATGCTATGATGGATATCCCGAGGAAACCATGAGGGTAACGGTTAAGCAGGATTCGTACATCGTTGCCTAATAAATAGCTATATCCTCTCAAATAGAGGACCGCATAAATGGTAAGAGATAGCACATACAAACTGTAATACAAGTAAGTGCTGTCTTTTAAACTGAAATACAGAAAAATGTTAAATAAAAATAGCGTTAGCAATACCCCGATGTATATAACTTCAAGGTTATTTTTTATTGATTTTCCAGGGACGAAATTCTCTGAATTGGCTATTTTGATGGGCGCAATAAGTATGTTATTGGTCTTTAGTCTAAGCCACAGTGTGGTAGGCATATGGTTTTGGGCAGGTAATACGAAAATATAATTATTTGTAATGATTACTCCCTCTCTCCATGGGTGGATAGCACCAGAGACTCTGTGCATCATACCGCTATCGGTGTTGATATAAAGATCAATATAGTCAATGTTAGGAACGTCCAATATTAAATAATCTCTGTTGGAACTACTACTTATATAATCAATTCTGATCCAGAAGGCTGATTTGGTATTTCCCAAATTCAGGATATCAGTTTGTCCTCTTTTAAATTGCCCTTTTTCAGAGCGCTCTTGTATCTGACTAAGTGTAAGCTGGGAGGTTTTATCCTCAAAATAAGAAATGTGTTTACCTAAATTACAGTACGTTAGAGCGCTGTTTAATTGTATAACTGGCTCCGAACTATAAAGATTAAGTTGCCCGAAAAAAATAAATAATAAGATAGGAAACCGCATAAAACTTAATAAGGACTACTCTAATGTAAACAAATTACCCTACAAATTAAATATTAGGATTAACAAACTAAGGAAAAGTACGAATGTTTTAGCTAAGATGGCATCAATATTAATGGCTGATTTATTTTCTTTGGCCGGTTTCCCGGATGAAGATTCTGGAAACCGGAACGATGGACCTTATGTGCTCTATCAAGGAGGGAATGTTCTTGTAAGGAGTATTCATCCTGAAAAGGGTATTCCAAAATCCACGATTCAGACATTTGCAGAAAAGGAAAAAGTTGAAGTTCCGGTTAAGGTTAGTTTTTCTGATCATCCTGATTGGGATTTCTCTGTAAAACTTCAGCCGGTGCTTAAAAATGAACCTTCGGAATTTAAGCAGCCGGAAAAGCTATTGGCTTTGTCTGATATAGAAGGAGAGTTTGAAGAGCTGAGAAAGTTGCTGGTCGCCAATAAGGTGATAGATAGCAAGTATAACTGGATCTTTAGCACTGGTCATGTAGTTATTTGTGGCGATCTGTTTGATCGCGGCAGCGATGTAGTCGCAGTTATTTGGTTATTGTATAAATTGGAACAGGATGCCAAAGCCAAAGGAGGATACTTACATACCATTTTGGGGAACCATGACATTATCAACCTGAGTGGTGATCTACGTTATGTAATGCCAAAGTATTTTATCAATGCCAAGCTGATGGGAGTAGACTATATGACGCTTTATGGCGTAGACTCAGAGCTTGGACGTTGGTTGAGAAGTAAGAATCTGATTGAAAAGATTGGCGACAATCTCTGCTTACATGCTGGGATGGCACCAGAAATTAATAAGCTAAAAATAAGTGTTAAGGAAATAAACGAACGCTGTCGCCCTTATTATGATAAAGTTAAACAGCCAGATCTTTTTGTCGATAAGGCAATATGGAAATTGTTTGAAGAGGCACAGTCATCATTGTTTTGGTATAGAGGCTATTTTCAGGAACCAAAAGCTTCTCTGGAAGAGGTAGAAGAAACACTGTCCTTATATCAGGTAAACAGAATCATAGTTGGACACACAATTACGGAAACAAATGTCGGGTTTTACTATAATGGGAGCGTGTTGGGAATTGACACAAACCAGCATAAAGGCAAACTTGAAGGTGCTTTATATGAGGCCGGAAAATGGTATAAAGTAAATGAAAGGGGAGTGAAAAGCCGTATAGGTGATTAACAACTTATACGGCCTTAATTATTTTACCACCATTTTAATGGAAGTGTAATCTGATCAACAGAACTTACAATTAAATCGGGTTTAAAGGCATAATGAGTTAGTTTTTCCTTCTTTGCTATACCCGAGAGTACCAATATAGTTTTGTAGCCCATTTGTACACCACCTTGAATATCAGTTTCCATCGTATCACCAACTACGGTCGTTTCGGCTGCTTCCAGACCTAAATACTTCCTTGCTGATCGCATCATCACCGGACTAGGCTTACCGATTACAAAAGCTTTCCGGCCTGTAGCCTCTTCAATCATTGCCGTAGTTGCTGCAATGCCCAGGTTACTCCATCCCGGTTTTTTTGGCGAAGGGTCTCTGTTGGTGGTGATGAATTTTGCTCCCGACAGAATCATGTCCACAGCACGCTGAACCATTTCTAGTGTAAAGTTTCTTCCTTCTCCTAAAACCACAAATTCGGGGTCACTATTCACAAGGCTAATGCCATTTTCGTGTAAGCTG
This is a stretch of genomic DNA from Candidatus Pedobacter colombiensis. It encodes these proteins:
- a CDS encoding sensor histidine kinase, which translates into the protein MRFPILLFIFFGQLNLYSSEPVIQLNSALTYCNLGKHISYFEDKTSQLTLSQIQERSEKGQFKRGQTDILNLGNTKSAFWIRIDYISSSSNRDYLILDVPNIDYIDLYINTDSGMMHRVSGAIHPWREGVIITNNYIFVLPAQNHMPTTLWLRLKTNNILIAPIKIANSENFVPGKSIKNNLEVIYIGVLLTLFLFNIFLYFSLKDSTYLYYSLYVLSLTIYAVLYLRGYSYLLGNDVRILLNRYPHGFLGISIIASILFSKKFLNLKSLFKPSVRVCDFLIVCCIVMICVSVTGFKSIASMMAQATALAGSIVLWSCGLIAYRKGHKPAKYYILAWSFIQVTVVAVVLSLEGILTYHDYSFEFVPIGSTIELLLLAFALGDRYRTIIRNEQLIKDENFSLIQTQNHRLEKLVEERTLKLSETIEQLETSNSVKNKLFSIIAHDLRSPFNSLISIFSLKDMDLLTLDELKILLNENKKNIDTIHNTLNNLLYWAKSQMEGVKTLPVAFNIKQLIEELALVYSPLIQAKGITINLHATDQFIVFADENQIQLVLRNLIDNAIKFTPSSHGIGITLTHNMYSIEICVSNTISKTNALNIESITNPDAFEATYGTGHEKGVGLGLHLCREYIKENGSELRVKISGRLVSFCFELPRA
- a CDS encoding metallophosphoesterase; its protein translation is MASILMADLFSLAGFPDEDSGNRNDGPYVLYQGGNVLVRSIHPEKGIPKSTIQTFAEKEKVEVPVKVSFSDHPDWDFSVKLQPVLKNEPSEFKQPEKLLALSDIEGEFEELRKLLVANKVIDSKYNWIFSTGHVVICGDLFDRGSDVVAVIWLLYKLEQDAKAKGGYLHTILGNHDIINLSGDLRYVMPKYFINAKLMGVDYMTLYGVDSELGRWLRSKNLIEKIGDNLCLHAGMAPEINKLKISVKEINERCRPYYDKVKQPDLFVDKAIWKLFEEAQSSLFWYRGYFQEPKASLEEVEETLSLYQVNRIIVGHTITETNVGFYYNGSVLGIDTNQHKGKLEGALYEAGKWYKVNERGVKSRIGD
- a CDS encoding HAD-IIA family hydrolase yields the protein MKHGLLIDMDGVIYSGETLIEGADKFINGLIKNDIPFTFMTNNSQRTRLDSVRKLKLLGIEVTENHIYTSAMATGKFLGDQGKHGTAYVLGEGGLLTSLHENGISLVNSDPEFVVLGEGRNFTLEMVQRAVDMILSGAKFITTNRDPSPKKPGWSNLGIAATTAMIEEATGRKAFVIGKPSPVMMRSARKYLGLEAAETTVVGDTMETDIQGGVQMGYKTILVLSGIAKKEKLTHYAFKPDLIVSSVDQITLPLKWW